In a genomic window of Lycium ferocissimum isolate CSIRO_LF1 chromosome 9, AGI_CSIRO_Lferr_CH_V1, whole genome shotgun sequence:
- the LOC132030774 gene encoding zinc protease PQQL-like isoform X1: MLQEEAVCEENNERGVAHIIEHLVLEGYGYSNQDALEYLQAFKEQCGPHQEAKTFRDYTIYNFAATSMVNLRKAIGLIAAISEELNFTAEELEKEKTIILDELWNNSQDGLKKHAHTFSAHLFQGAKYAEPIGGTKNSVQDVSVDIVKGFYTKWYVPNNMAVIVVGDVTETQSIIGWIRTYFESQPRGMPPHLEFPLPKYCEPRLNTHVDSAILKWGMSQIYITFMFEKQGWKFVNDVFMYIQQTILHRIIAARLKKRFLSMSRPKEIQYDRVDDLQMCTIYVFGAECKECETIEVLETLFGEIARMRVHGIEENELNDGISACLGTYEQAYLNRHDCSSKRLQDDYTCHFVSNAPELAPKLQAQLLTALTKSINMENMKSFCDSQCEASKMSVIVIQSKNSVTQEDMKKSLQKINDLEKEGCFGRWSDEEVKGSNNLILKMEIKSGCIVERVEHSDIRAVELILANGMQVTYQCTDDAGRVFLSGFSYGGLSELTEADLLSCSFSCLIGKSVWATSSEGLPKAFDTVHFNVEVEEYRRAFSADFDSSDIELALQIVYLLFTSDYEPEDEVMKAMVDELKERLSPDLGHLYHILENTAKEINSGGSYFYKPKAEDLSQVNTSKAWQYFKDCFRDPSNFRIILTGKFDSASLDCLLSHYLGGIPRPSMPIMEYQRGKLTPAPFHFPPGVTKEEVSMPMDSGTGMCTCISFPLHLKNETLVKDHFLL; encoded by the exons ATGCTGCAAGAAGA GGCTGTTTGTGAGGAAAACAATGAACGTGGTGTTGCACACATTATCGAGCATCTAGTTCTGGAGGGGTATGGATATTCCAATCAGGACGCGCTTGAATATTTACAAGCTTTCAAAGAACAATGTGGCCCTCATCAAGAGGCCAAGACATTCAGAGATTATACAATTTATAACTTTGCTGCGACCAGCATGGTGAATTTGAGGAAAGCAATTGGATTAATTGCTGCAATCTCTGAAGAG CTTAATTTCACTGCGGAGGAGctagagaaggagaaaacaatcATATTAGATGAGCTTTGGAATAATTCTCAGGATGGTTTGAAAAAGCATGCACACACTTTTAGTGCTCACCTATTTCAAGGAGCAAAG TACGCTGAGCCTATAGGTGGCACAAAAAATTCCGTACAAGATGTTTCTGTGGATATTGTAAAGGGGTTTTACACGAAGTGGTATGTCCCAAACAATATGGCTGTTATTGTTGTGGGAGACGTAACTGAAACGCAG AGTATAATTGGTTGGATCAGAACCTACTTTGAAAGCCAACCGCGAGGCATGCCACCACATTTGGAGTTCCCTCTTCCAAAATACTGCGAGCCAAGATTGAACACACACGTCGATAGTGCAATTTTGAAG TGGGGAATGTCTCAGATATACATCACCTTTATGTTTGAGAAACAAGGGTGGAAGTTTGTGAATGATGTGTTCATGTACATTCAACAAACAATTCTTCATAGAATCATTGCTGCAAGGTTGAAGAAAAGATTTTTAAGCATGAGCAGACCAAAAGAAATTCAGTACGATAGAGTTGACGATTTACAGATGTGTACCATTTATGTGTTTGGGGCGGAGTGTAAAGAATGTGAAACAATTGAGGTGTTGGAGACATTATTTGGTGAG ATTGCACGAATGAGAGTCCATGgtattgaagaaaatgaattaaatgatgGAATTTCCGCTTGCCTGGGCACCTATGAGCAAGCATACCTAAATCGTCATGACTGTTCTTCAAAGAGACTACAAGACGACTATACTTGT CACTTCGTTTCTAATGCACCTGAATTGGCTCCGAAGCTGCAAGCACAGCTTTTGACAGCTCTCACAAAAA GTATTAATATGGAAAACATGAAAAGCTTTTGTGATTCGCAATGTGAAGCCTCCAAAATGTCTGTTATCGTAATTCAAAGCAAGAATTCCGTGACGCAAGAAGATATGAAGAAGTCATTGCAAAAGATTAATGATTTGGAAAAAGAGGGATGCTTTGGTAGATGGTCAGATGAAGAAGTGAAGGGTTCAAACAATCTGATACTAAAGATGGAGATTAAATCTGG GTGTATTGTTGAGCGAGTTGAACATTCCGATATTAGAGCTGTGGAGCTCATTTTAGCTAATGGGATGCAAGTCACTTACCAGTGTACGGATGATGCTGGTCGG GTCTTCTTGAGTGGATTCTCATATGGAGGTCTCTCAGAATTGACAGAAGCAGATCTCCTCAGCTGCTCGTTTTCATGTCTGATCGGCAAAAGTGTCTGGGCTACTAGCTCTGAGGGACTTCCTAAGGCATTTGATACAGTCCATTTCAATGTGGAGGTGGAAGAGTATAGAAGAGCTTTCAGTGCGGACTTTGACTCATCAGATATCGAACTTGCACTTCAG ATTGTATACTTACTATTCACAAGCGACTATGAACCTGAAGATGAAGTTATGAAAGCTATGGTTGATGAACTGAAAGAGCGTCTGTCTCCCGACCTTGGACATCTGTATCATATCCTAGAGAATACTGCTAAGGAGATCAATAGCGGTGGATCTTACTTTTACAAG CCAAAAGCCGAGGATCTTTCACAAGTTAATACATCAAAGGCATGGCAATACTTCAAAGATTGCTTTAGGGATCCGTCAAACTTTCGCATTATTCTGACTGGGAAGTTTGACTCTGCTTCTCTCGATTGCCTTCTGTCCCATTATTTG GGTGGAATACCAAGGCCTTCTATGCCTATAATGGAGTATCAACGTGGGAAGCTCACACCAGCACCTTTTCATTTTCCTCCGGGTGTGACAAA GGAGGAAGTGTCTATGCCTATGGACAGTGGTACTGGAATGTGTACTTGTATAAGTTTTCCCCTTCATCTGAAGAATGAGACATTG GTAAAAGATCATTTtctgttgtag
- the LOC132030774 gene encoding zinc protease PQQL-like isoform X2, translated as MVNLRKAIGLIAAISEELNFTAEELEKEKTIILDELWNNSQDGLKKHAHTFSAHLFQGAKYAEPIGGTKNSVQDVSVDIVKGFYTKWYVPNNMAVIVVGDVTETQSIIGWIRTYFESQPRGMPPHLEFPLPKYCEPRLNTHVDSAILKWGMSQIYITFMFEKQGWKFVNDVFMYIQQTILHRIIAARLKKRFLSMSRPKEIQYDRVDDLQMCTIYVFGAECKECETIEVLETLFGEIARMRVHGIEENELNDGISACLGTYEQAYLNRHDCSSKRLQDDYTCHFVSNAPELAPKLQAQLLTALTKSINMENMKSFCDSQCEASKMSVIVIQSKNSVTQEDMKKSLQKINDLEKEGCFGRWSDEEVKGSNNLILKMEIKSGCIVERVEHSDIRAVELILANGMQVTYQCTDDAGRVFLSGFSYGGLSELTEADLLSCSFSCLIGKSVWATSSEGLPKAFDTVHFNVEVEEYRRAFSADFDSSDIELALQIVYLLFTSDYEPEDEVMKAMVDELKERLSPDLGHLYHILENTAKEINSGGSYFYKPKAEDLSQVNTSKAWQYFKDCFRDPSNFRIILTGKFDSASLDCLLSHYLGGIPRPSMPIMEYQRGKLTPAPFHFPPGVTKEEVSMPMDSGTGMCTCISFPLHLKNETLVKDHFLL; from the exons ATGGTGAATTTGAGGAAAGCAATTGGATTAATTGCTGCAATCTCTGAAGAG CTTAATTTCACTGCGGAGGAGctagagaaggagaaaacaatcATATTAGATGAGCTTTGGAATAATTCTCAGGATGGTTTGAAAAAGCATGCACACACTTTTAGTGCTCACCTATTTCAAGGAGCAAAG TACGCTGAGCCTATAGGTGGCACAAAAAATTCCGTACAAGATGTTTCTGTGGATATTGTAAAGGGGTTTTACACGAAGTGGTATGTCCCAAACAATATGGCTGTTATTGTTGTGGGAGACGTAACTGAAACGCAG AGTATAATTGGTTGGATCAGAACCTACTTTGAAAGCCAACCGCGAGGCATGCCACCACATTTGGAGTTCCCTCTTCCAAAATACTGCGAGCCAAGATTGAACACACACGTCGATAGTGCAATTTTGAAG TGGGGAATGTCTCAGATATACATCACCTTTATGTTTGAGAAACAAGGGTGGAAGTTTGTGAATGATGTGTTCATGTACATTCAACAAACAATTCTTCATAGAATCATTGCTGCAAGGTTGAAGAAAAGATTTTTAAGCATGAGCAGACCAAAAGAAATTCAGTACGATAGAGTTGACGATTTACAGATGTGTACCATTTATGTGTTTGGGGCGGAGTGTAAAGAATGTGAAACAATTGAGGTGTTGGAGACATTATTTGGTGAG ATTGCACGAATGAGAGTCCATGgtattgaagaaaatgaattaaatgatgGAATTTCCGCTTGCCTGGGCACCTATGAGCAAGCATACCTAAATCGTCATGACTGTTCTTCAAAGAGACTACAAGACGACTATACTTGT CACTTCGTTTCTAATGCACCTGAATTGGCTCCGAAGCTGCAAGCACAGCTTTTGACAGCTCTCACAAAAA GTATTAATATGGAAAACATGAAAAGCTTTTGTGATTCGCAATGTGAAGCCTCCAAAATGTCTGTTATCGTAATTCAAAGCAAGAATTCCGTGACGCAAGAAGATATGAAGAAGTCATTGCAAAAGATTAATGATTTGGAAAAAGAGGGATGCTTTGGTAGATGGTCAGATGAAGAAGTGAAGGGTTCAAACAATCTGATACTAAAGATGGAGATTAAATCTGG GTGTATTGTTGAGCGAGTTGAACATTCCGATATTAGAGCTGTGGAGCTCATTTTAGCTAATGGGATGCAAGTCACTTACCAGTGTACGGATGATGCTGGTCGG GTCTTCTTGAGTGGATTCTCATATGGAGGTCTCTCAGAATTGACAGAAGCAGATCTCCTCAGCTGCTCGTTTTCATGTCTGATCGGCAAAAGTGTCTGGGCTACTAGCTCTGAGGGACTTCCTAAGGCATTTGATACAGTCCATTTCAATGTGGAGGTGGAAGAGTATAGAAGAGCTTTCAGTGCGGACTTTGACTCATCAGATATCGAACTTGCACTTCAG ATTGTATACTTACTATTCACAAGCGACTATGAACCTGAAGATGAAGTTATGAAAGCTATGGTTGATGAACTGAAAGAGCGTCTGTCTCCCGACCTTGGACATCTGTATCATATCCTAGAGAATACTGCTAAGGAGATCAATAGCGGTGGATCTTACTTTTACAAG CCAAAAGCCGAGGATCTTTCACAAGTTAATACATCAAAGGCATGGCAATACTTCAAAGATTGCTTTAGGGATCCGTCAAACTTTCGCATTATTCTGACTGGGAAGTTTGACTCTGCTTCTCTCGATTGCCTTCTGTCCCATTATTTG GGTGGAATACCAAGGCCTTCTATGCCTATAATGGAGTATCAACGTGGGAAGCTCACACCAGCACCTTTTCATTTTCCTCCGGGTGTGACAAA GGAGGAAGTGTCTATGCCTATGGACAGTGGTACTGGAATGTGTACTTGTATAAGTTTTCCCCTTCATCTGAAGAATGAGACATTG GTAAAAGATCATTTtctgttgtag
- the LOC132030775 gene encoding temperature-induced lipocalin-1-like produces MATKVMEVVKKLDIERYMGRWYEIASFPSRFQPKDGENTRATYTLNTDGTVHVLNETWSNGKRGYIEGTAYKADPNSDEAKLKVKFYVPPFLPIIPVTGDYWVLHIDKEYQYALIGQPSRNYLWILCRQTCLDDEIYNQLVEKAKEEGYDVSKLHKTPQSDSPPESEDGPKDTKGIWWIKSILGK; encoded by the exons ATGGCAACAAAAGTAATGGAAGTGGTGAAAAAACTTGATATagagagatatatgggtagatGGTATGAAATTGCTTCATTTCCATCAAGATTTCAACCCAAAGATGGAGAAAACACAAGGGCTACATACACTTTAAACACAGATGGCACTGTACATGTGTTAAATGAAACATGGTCTAATGGAAAAAGAGGGTACATTGAAGGCACTGCTTATAAGGCTGATCCTAATAGTGATGAAGCAAAATTGAAAGTCAAGTTTTATGTTCCACCATTCTTGCCTATCATTCCTGTTACTGGTGATTATTGGGTTTTGCATATTGATAAGGAGTATCAGTATGCATTGATTGGTCAGCCTAGTAGGAATTATCTATGG ATATTATGTAGGCAAACATGTCTTGATGATGAGATTTACAACCAGCTTGTTGAGAAGGCTAAAGAAGAAGGCTATGATGTGAGCAAGCTCCACAAGACACCGCAATCTGATTCACCACCAGAGAGTGAAGATGGCCCCAAGGACACCAAAGGAATTTGGTGGATcaaatcaattcttggaaaaTAG